The genomic stretch AGCTGTTGGAAAATTTTTAGAGTCGAACTTATTGCTTCACGTTTAATGTTATcttattcatcattttttctAGTCAAAATCATTTCACTACTTTTAAAGCAAATTCAATGCTAACTTTTAATGAAtctataattattatgattgaaATTGATCATATAAGCTAAATTAATTATGATAAAGACAAGccaaaatcaaaatcaattatgttgtttcattaaattcagaattaataaattaatctGCAAGTGTTTTGtattttgaatgaatttattattattagaGCAATTGACCAAAGTGTATatctaaaattatgaaatttattaaaagttatgaaaatttaaaagacgcatttaacttttaaatttatatttatattttttattttatttctcatgTCAATCACTAGGATATCACATTCATAGAATATCATGACTGTGGTATTAAATTCTAAAATACAATATCACAATTGTAGTGTTGTAATTCATggtgatattaatttttaaaatatagtaTAAAAgtaatgttgatttttaaagtacAACGGTAAACTAAAAACTAAGTACATATTTtggaaaatctaaaaattaagtgGGCCTCTTGaaaatttcttaattttaaaGGTGCCTTTTGGTCATTGTCGTAATTATTACGTTTGAGATTCatataaactaaattaattatgaTAAGGACAagccaaaatcaaaatcaaaatcaagtaTGTTGATTCATTAAATTCagaattaataaattaatctGCAAGTATTTTGTGGTTGACTTTCGACCGTAATTCCTTCGTCCCCAAAACATGTAAACGGCCGCATCCTCCTCCACGCGTCCCAAACCGTGTCAATGCACCGCATTAGCCGTTCGATGCAACGACCTACGTCCCATGCGCCATATTGTAGATTTAGGTTCCGGAGACGGCTTGGATGGCCTCGGCCACCGAATGCTAAAGCCAGGACTTGCATTGCTCTCTCACTCACCTCACTTGCCTCATTTGGTAAATCATCGGCCCCTCGCCCTCTCTCGGTCTCGCACTCTATCGAATACTCCGCGTTCGCTTTAATGGACGACCTCCCACCGCCGGAGCTGCCTTCCAATGGCGGCGTCGCCGCGGCTCCACCGCTCGAGGCTCCGGATGCTCCGATGCCGGGAACCAAGCGGCAGCGTCGCCCCAGTGTGCGCCTCGGGGAGATAGGCGACCTGCCCGCTGCTATCCCCTCCGAGCCCCACCTCCGCCGCTCCAAGCACTGGAATCTCTCCGCCCACGGGGATAACGCCAAGCCCCGTGTTTACCACCATCCTTCCGCCCACAGGCAGCCCTCCAAGACCCGCCATCTCACCACCCTGGCACCTCGCGGGGACGGTGCGTCGGATGCGCTCCCTCCTCCGCCACCGCCGAATCTTACTGACGATGGGACACTCCTCTCCGTCGACGAGAACCTTGACCCGCTCAGCGCTGGAGTGAAAAGAGTCAGCCGCGATCCGAAGCCGTGGCGCGGCGCGAGGCGGGTTCGATCCAGCTGGGCCTCGAAGGAAGAGGAGGGAGTGGAAGGCGCCGACTTCAAAACCGTCGGCGGAGAGGATGCCGCAGATGACGGATTACCAGAACCGACTGGGAGTCCGTCGGAGAGGAACGACAGGAGGACGGCtggggttagggttagggtttccgaGAGTAGGGACGTCGGGACTGATGCATTGGCGGATGCCCCCTCGGATACGGATGGAGGAGATTGGTTTGATCGGGACGGACATTGGCGATCTGGGGAGGATGGCGGGGTGCGGTCCTGGCTCGAGGGATTGGGACTGGGCAGATATGCACCTGTTTTCGAGATACACGAAGTTGATGACGAAGTGCTGCCGCTGCTAACGTTGGACGATCTGAAAGACATGGGGATCAATGCGGTAGGCTCCAGGAGGAAGATGTTCTGTAGCATCCAGAGGTTAAGGAAGAACATGGATTCCTAAAGTGAACCCAAAGTTTGTTCAACATCAGGACAAAGCATCCGATACCCATCTTCGCAGTCTAAATACTTTTGGTGAACTCTAACTTACATCAATTTGCTTACAATCTTTCTCAGAATTATAATGCCCCGCATGTTGTAAGCCATATATTTCCTGGACCATTGTATACTTCATGTTGCTTTCTTTCAGAAATACTATGAGAGATGCCTTCTAATCTAACTATTTGAAATTCTATATTATGTAGTTTTCTTACAAAGAGCATCCTTGAAATATTGTCATTTCCCCATGAGAAAATTAAGCATAAGACTTATCAATTACTTCAACCCATGTGTTTTCTACCTCACGTGTTTTTGATAAAGGCATTGCAGATCATCTTATGGAATAATGGTGGCCAATCCACAGCTTATGGTCGTTATTAACATTTGGTGGAAAGCGTGATTGGCCCTTACCTTCATATGCGTCTACAATGCATTGGCTTTGTTGGTCAATGCACAATTACGTCAACTTGGTGAGACTATTCACACAATTGAATTCTAAGGATATGAGGCATCTTACCCCTTATCTTGTTGCTCTTGACTTATAATGAGCTTCCAGATTTGCATTAGTGTGACTTTGTAGCTTAAAATTTCATCATAACTTAATTTCTTTGATGAACTAACTTTTAGACAACTTTTATATCCTGTAATAAAGTTTCATCATAACTTAACTTTTAGGCAACTATCTTATAATGAGCTTCTCACTGCTTGAACATGGCTAACTTTTAGGCTTTCTGAAGTATATTTGCTTTTATATCCTGCAATAAATTAGAACCCATTGAAACTTAAGTTTGTTGCACATATCCTGTAATGAATTTGCCCTGCAGCAGCACCTTTGGTTTGTTACTATGAAAACAAACAGTGGAATCATGAATATTCAAATTCAAGTGATAAATCTAGTGATTAGTCTCCCTGCTGAGTATTTCAAGTCATGATCCATATCACAATTGAATTTTGATGCAGCTTAAGATTAATGCCATCTTTGGGTCAAATCCAAGATTTTGAAATTTCCTTCCTAGTCTGGGTTTCGGTTCCTAACCAGAACAAAACGGTATTTAATACTGTGCTCTTGGTGCCAACCTGCGGCGCCAGTGGcaccaataagcaagagtaagGAGGCAGCAGAATTGAGAAGTAGGCAAGGGCAAGCAGCAgcagaagaaaagaaaattttggcTCATGGAAGAAGGAAGCGAAAGAAGAGTATTAGTTGTGACtcagggaagaagaaagaaaaggagtcGCCGCAGCTAATGAAATACCAGTGGTGCTGAATGAAGGGGCAGGGCACTAGGATTTAGC from Zingiber officinale cultivar Zhangliang chromosome 5B, Zo_v1.1, whole genome shotgun sequence encodes the following:
- the LOC121984728 gene encoding ankyrin repeat and SAM domain-containing protein 6-like encodes the protein MHRISRSMQRPTSHAPYCRFRFRRRLGWPRPPNAKARTCIALSLTSLASFGKSSAPRPLSVSHSIEYSAFALMDDLPPPELPSNGGVAAAPPLEAPDAPMPGTKRQRRPSVRLGEIGDLPAAIPSEPHLRRSKHWNLSAHGDNAKPRVYHHPSAHRQPSKTRHLTTLAPRGDGASDALPPPPPPNLTDDGTLLSVDENLDPLSAGVKRVSRDPKPWRGARRVRSSWASKEEEGVEGADFKTVGGEDAADDGLPEPTGSPSERNDRRTAGVRVRVSESRDVGTDALADAPSDTDGGDWFDRDGHWRSGEDGGVRSWLEGLGLGRYAPVFEIHEVDDEVLPLLTLDDLKDMGINAVGSRRKMFCSIQRLRKNMDS